A single region of the Anaerolineales bacterium genome encodes:
- the hemB gene encoding porphobilinogen synthase codes for MSFPRTRLRRLRTTPAMRRLVRETRLAPVDFVYPLFAVHGRDVREEISAMPGVFHLSVDQIAAEAREVARLGIPAVILFGLPASKDPIGVENFAPDGIVQQAVRAAKDAAPEIVVMTDVCMCEYTDHGHCGILHDGQVANDQTLDVLARVALSHADAGADVVAPSAMADGMVAAIRAALDGSSHSGVSILSYAVKFASGFYGPFREAAQSAPQFGDRRAYQMDSGNAREALREARLDVDEGADMLMVKPALAYLDLVWRVRQAFDHPLAAYNVSGEYSMVKAAARNGWIDEQRVVLEALTGIKRAGADMILTYHAKDAAQWIMAGD; via the coding sequence ATGAGCTTTCCACGCACCCGCTTACGCCGCCTGCGGACGACCCCCGCCATGCGCCGTCTTGTCCGTGAGACGCGGCTTGCCCCCGTCGATTTCGTCTACCCCCTTTTTGCCGTTCATGGGCGCGATGTTCGGGAGGAGATCAGCGCCATGCCCGGCGTCTTTCACCTCTCTGTTGATCAGATTGCGGCGGAGGCACGCGAGGTTGCCCGTTTGGGAATTCCCGCCGTGATTCTGTTCGGCTTGCCCGCCAGCAAAGACCCCATCGGTGTCGAAAATTTCGCCCCCGATGGCATTGTCCAACAGGCAGTTCGCGCCGCAAAAGACGCCGCCCCAGAGATCGTCGTCATGACCGACGTTTGTATGTGCGAATACACCGATCACGGGCATTGCGGAATCCTCCACGATGGGCAGGTGGCGAATGACCAAACGCTGGATGTTTTGGCACGGGTGGCGCTCTCCCACGCCGATGCGGGCGCCGATGTCGTCGCCCCTAGCGCTATGGCGGATGGGATGGTCGCAGCGATCCGCGCTGCATTGGATGGCAGCAGCCACAGCGGGGTGAGCATCCTCTCCTACGCGGTCAAATTTGCCAGTGGGTTCTATGGTCCGTTTCGGGAGGCGGCACAGAGCGCCCCGCAGTTCGGGGATCGCCGCGCCTATCAGATGGACTCAGGAAATGCGCGTGAGGCGCTCCGCGAGGCGCGGCTGGACGTTGACGAAGGGGCAGATATGCTCATGGTGAAGCCCGCGCTGGCATACCTCGATCTCGTCTGGCGCGTGCGTCAGGCGTTTGATCACCCCCTTGCCGCCTATAATGTGAGCGGCGAGTACAGCATGGTTAAGGCGGCGGCGCGGAACGGCTGGATTGATGAACAGCGCGTCGTCTTAGAGGCGCTGACGGGGATTAAACGGGCGGGCGCAGATATGATCCTCACCTACCACGCCAAAGACGCCGCCCAATGGATCATGGCAGGGGACTAG
- a CDS encoding uroporphyrinogen-III synthase, whose amino-acid sequence MIKGKRTTSVLLVRRLVAVQPVRVLHGKRILITRPPEHAEELAQALRHEGAVPIHFSTIHIAPIPNNPMLDQALHDLTRYEWVIFTSVNAIPPLLQRISASAFTVRQIAVIGAAAARALHKHGITPTVQAESSSAKGLIAALQNGYDWRGVRVLFPCSEIARRELPDALREWGAVVDAIPVYRTEGGTPNRAAFAALHAGVEAVTFFSPSAVTQFVRLLNDDGQPIPTDTVCVCLGKTTADAAHTRGFKRVLTAETATIQDALRVLKEHFQ is encoded by the coding sequence GTGATCAAGGGCAAACGAACGACGTCCGTCCTTCTTGTAAGAAGGCTGGTTGCAGTCCAGCCAGTAAGGGTACTGCACGGCAAACGAATCCTGATCACCCGCCCGCCCGAACACGCGGAGGAACTCGCTCAGGCGCTCCGCCATGAGGGGGCTGTTCCCATTCATTTTTCCACCATACACATTGCCCCTATTCCTAATAATCCAATGTTGGATCAGGCGCTTCATGACCTCACCCGTTACGAGTGGGTCATCTTCACCAGCGTCAACGCTATCCCTCCCCTTTTGCAGCGCATTTCGGCATCTGCCTTTACCGTCCGGCAGATCGCTGTGATCGGCGCGGCAGCGGCGCGGGCGCTCCATAAACACGGGATCACCCCCACTGTGCAGGCTGAATCATCGAGTGCAAAGGGCTTGATCGCCGCCCTCCAAAATGGCTATGATTGGCGAGGAGTGCGCGTGTTATTCCCCTGTTCAGAGATCGCCCGTCGCGAACTCCCTGATGCACTCAGGGAGTGGGGCGCAGTCGTTGATGCAATTCCCGTCTATCGCACCGAAGGGGGGACGCCCAACCGCGCCGCCTTTGCCGCGCTCCATGCCGGTGTAGAGGCAGTCACATTTTTCAGCCCGTCCGCCGTTACCCAGTTTGTGAGGTTGCTCAATGACGATGGGCAGCCAATCCCTACCGATACGGTCTGTGTTTGTTTGGGCAAGACAACAGCCGATGCCGCTCATACACGGGGATTCAAGAGGGTACTAACCGCCGAAACAGCAACCATTCAGGACGCGCTGCGTGTCCTTAAGGAGCATTTCCAATGA
- a CDS encoding TIGR02452 family protein: MNRRAIAAQTITILEKGEYETPNGANVSLAHSLAACLSATRCYDPDSLAALRDQVIATPSPYPETTFEVISETTLEGCARLVAAGRYTRVGALNFASARNAGGGFLSGAQAQEESLARSSGLYPSLRRCPDYYAYHRHHAAALYSDRMIYSPACPVFRRDDGTLLEQPYAVDFITSPAPNAGAIRHNEPESIPAIPAVLHERAGKVLALAASQNIPTLVLGAWGCGVFQNDPLMVATTFHHHLTQGGAFWGRFAHIRFSIYDRGGAMLATFREQFAAYSKIQGD; the protein is encoded by the coding sequence ATGAATCGTCGCGCCATTGCCGCCCAAACAATCACCATCCTAGAGAAAGGGGAATACGAAACCCCAAACGGCGCGAATGTTTCACTTGCCCACTCGTTGGCGGCGTGCCTTTCTGCCACGCGCTGCTACGATCCCGATTCCCTCGCCGCCCTGCGCGATCAAGTCATCGCTACCCCATCTCCCTACCCCGAAACGACCTTTGAGGTCATCAGCGAGACAACACTGGAAGGGTGTGCGCGGTTGGTGGCTGCTGGGCGTTACACCCGTGTGGGGGCGCTTAACTTTGCCTCGGCACGGAATGCTGGCGGAGGTTTTCTGAGCGGCGCACAAGCACAAGAAGAATCGCTTGCTCGCAGTTCGGGGCTGTACCCTAGCCTGCGGCGCTGCCCCGATTATTATGCCTACCATCGCCACCACGCTGCGGCGCTCTATTCAGATCGGATGATCTACAGCCCCGCCTGTCCCGTCTTTCGGCGTGATGATGGCACATTGTTGGAGCAGCCTTACGCCGTTGATTTCATCACCAGCCCCGCCCCAAACGCCGGGGCAATCCGCCACAACGAACCAGAGAGCATCCCGGCTATTCCGGCTGTTTTGCATGAACGGGCGGGAAAAGTCTTGGCGCTGGCAGCGAGCCAGAACATCCCCACCCTTGTCTTGGGGGCGTGGGGCTGCGGGGTATTTCAGAATGATCCGCTTATGGTAGCCACCACCTTTCATCATCACCTGACACAGGGGGGGGCGTTCTGGGGACGCTTCGCTCATATTCGCTTCTCCATTTATGATCGGGGCGGGGCAATGCTCGCCACCTTTCGGGAACAGTTCGCCGCCTACAGCAAAATTCAAGGAGATTGA